Below is a window of Corallococcus silvisoli DNA.
GAACGGTGTCGTCGGGGTGCCCTTCGACGGGCGCCCGCTCGGCACCATCACCGCGCAGGACCATCACGCGCTGGTCAGCGCGAGCCTGGGCGTGGGCGACCACACCGCCGACGTCCGCGCTTTCCTGACGAGCTACTACGGGGACGACGCCACCTCCGGGCAGCGTGTGGACAGGCCCATGCGGACGATCACGGCCAAGGCGCGGATGGGGCTCGTAACGGTGGCTGGTGTCGAGCACCAAATCGTGGACATCGGCATGCGGATGCTGGAGCCGGAGGAGCTCCTCCGCGCGCAGTTCGGCCGGTTCGCCGCCACCTACGACATGAGCGCCGCCACGTCGAAGGCCGCGAAGGTGCGCCTCATTGGAAACAGCGTCTGCCCCGAGGCGGCCGAGGCGGTAGTGCGGGCGAATCTGGGCGACAGCATTCAGGGCCTGGAGGCTGCGTGAGCACGTGCGATGCCCCCATGCGCGTCCCCATCCTCGGCGTGACGCAGCCTCAGCCGCTCGCCTGGGCCGTCCAGGTGCGCAACGCCCCCGTCCTCAACCTGCACGCGCCGCCGGCAGGGGATGTGCTGGACTCCTACGTCGCGGTGTGCGCGGCGGAGCACATGCCGGAGTTCGCGGTGTGGATGGCTTCCTGGCACGGGCCGGGCGTCAGCGCCCCGCGCGCGGATGAGCTGCCCGCCGGCGCCGTTGTGGCGGTGGGCCGCGTCGCGGCGGTGTCGCTGTACCCGGACGCCGACCGGCAGTCCCGCTGGTACTCGGGGCCCGCCGGGCTGTGGCTGGAGGACGTGGTGGCCCTGCCGGAGCCGGTGGCCTGCCATCCTGGCCCCGCGGACACGCTGTGGGAGCTGCCCGCGCCAGTGCTCGCCCGCGTGCGGCTGGGCTTCGGCGCTGTCGCACAGGCAGACAAGGCGCGCTGGGACTCCTACGAGGCCCGCGCCGCACGCAGCGGAGGTCGCGAGCCCGCGACGCTGCGCGAGCGTGTCTTGCGGAAGTGCGCGTGTCGCCGCGCCATGACGCCTTGCCGGACGTGCCGCACCTGGCGCTGCACCGCGCCCGGGTGCCCACCCCACGCCTGCGCCGCGTGGGTGTCGCCATGAGCCACCGCTGCCGGATGCCTGTCGTGCCCTGCGAGGACTGCGGCGTGCCTCGCCTGGGCGCCGCCATCACCGACTCGGGCTTGCCCGCCCCGCACGCGCCGCGCATCGCCAACGAGAAGGTGCGCGCGATGCACCCGGGCCCGTGGCCCACCTGCCGGCACGGCATCGCGTGGCAGGCCGATTGCCTGGACAGGCCCGTACCGCCCACCTGCTGCCGTCACCCGCCTTGCGTGCTGGTGCCGCCCGTCCCGCCCCACCCCATCCCGTCCGTCACCTTCGAGGAGTCGTAGTCCATGAGCACCTGCCCTACCCCAAGGGTGAACGACGAGACCGAGTTCCTCCGCGCGGAGCTGGCGCGCGAGCGTGAGGAGCGCATCCGCGCCGAGGCACGCGCTGAAGGCGAGCGCGCGGCCTACGAGCGCACCATGGCCTTCCTGGCGGACCTACTCGCGGCGCAGGCGCCCGCGCCGTCTGGCCCCAAGGTGGCCATGGCTGCCCCTCGCCGCGGCGACCCGAACAGCCCCGGCGCCCTCCGTTCCCGCCGTTGGCGCGAGACGCGCGAAGCGTCACCGGACGTCACCGTGACGCCTCGTGACGTCACCAACCATCACCGTGACGTCACCGTGATGCCTGTGACGTCACAGCCCGTCACCGTGACGTCACCAAGCGTCACCGTGACGCCTGCCGTCCGGAGCGAGCCGCGCCCCCTTCCCCCTGTGGGGGTTTCCCCCTCTCCCGCACCCACTCCCCCTTCCCCCTTACCCCCTTCCCCGTCTGCTGCTGCCGCTGGCGGCGCCGAGCCGCGCTGGGCTGGAGCTCCCGACGGCCGTCCGGCGCCGAAGTCCGTCCGCCCCTCGTCGGCCCCGTCCCTCGCCGCCACGGCGCCGGAGGCCGACGCCCCGCCCTCGCCGGCAGTGGCCTTCTTCGCCTGGGCCCAGGAGGCCCGGCTCGCAGCCTTCCCGCGAGCCATCCCTCAGTCCCCGCCGCCCGGCTGGACGGAGTGGTACCGGAGCGCGCTCGCCGCCGTGGGCGGCAACGAGGCGCGCCTCAGGGGCGCCTGGGAGTCCTTCCTCTCTGACGACTGGGCCAAGGGGCGCAAGCCGCTGTGCCCGGCGCAGGCATTCATCGCCACCGAGGTGTGGCAGCGGCACGTCCCGGAGCAGGACGCCCCGGCAGAGACCGCGTGCGGACCGGCGCTGCCTGCCACCGAGGCCGGTGCCACCTGGGGCCGCGTCCTTGCCGCGCTCCACTCGGACGGAAAGCGCCACGTGGTCGAGCAGCTCGCGCGGCTGAGCCCGACGCTGGAGGGCGACATGCTCGTCCTGGAGGCGCCGGACAAATTCGCCGCCGCGCACGTCCAGGACGACTTCCTCCCGCTCATCGAGGCCGCCCTCGCGCGGCTCAATGCCCCGGCCCGCTCCGTCCTCATCCACGCCGCTGGAGAGGCCACCCATTGAGAGCCCTATTCCCCCTCCGAGGGATTTCCCCCATCGGCCAAACGCGCGGTCATCGCGCCATCTGACGCCGCCCCGGATTCTCACCCTCGCGCGGGAGCCGCGCGAGGGTCCACCCAGCAGCACCACCAGCAGGAGGCAGCACCATGAACGCAGCGACGACGGAAGCAGGCATTGGACTGAAGCAGCTGGAACGCGACGGCCGTGACGTGCGGCGGTTGCACGACGCCTACCTGGAGGCGTTGGACAGGCATGACGGCGCGGGCAACCTCCTGCCCGAGTGGGAGGACCTGCCGGCGCGCGAGCGCCGCGCCTGGCGCGCGGTGGACGTGCTCGTCCGCCTCCGCGTGGAGCGGGCGGAGACCCAGATGGAGTTGCTGCGCTCGGAGCGCGACGCCCTCATCGCCCAGGTGCAGGCGCTGCGCTCCCAGGTGCGGCACCACGAAATCCTCCGCACCCAGGACGAGCTAGCAGCGGCGCGCGCCAGCCTGGAGCTGGAGGCGCTGCGGTCCGCGCGCCGCCGGCAGCCCACTCCGTCCCCGGCCGTGCCCCCGCTGAAGGAGGAGGCGAGCGCGGCCACTGCCGAGAGCGACGCGGCGGCGCTTGTCGCCGTGAAGGTGACTGCGGTGGCGCCCGACGCGGAGGGGCACGGCTTCTACATCGCGGTGGAGCGCGGGCTACGCGAGGTCCACCGCGGCGACACCTGGCGCATCCGGGGCACCACTGCGACGGCGGAGGTGACGAGCGTCGAGGACGTCGCGGACTTGCCCATCTACATCGCCTTCCCGGGGGACAACTTCACCCTGAAGGAAGGGGACGTCCTGGAGCTGCTGCCGAAGCCGGGCGACGAGCTGCCCGCGCTCATCGCGTAGGCTCGCTGCTCACCCGCAGCGAGCGCACCGCACTAGCCACTGCTTCTGGAAGCGTCCCGCGCGGCTCGTCTCCTTCAGGAGGAGCGAGCCCTCGCGTGGGGCCACCGCGGCGCCGCACCGGCACGTGCCCGCCTTGAGGTTGGGGCGCCGGCCCTGCTCCGCGCTCGCGCACTCCAGGTGCCGCGTACCGGTGGCGGCGGAGTACTCCACGTACTCCCCCTTGAGGATGCGCCCGCCGCACCCGGCCGCGGTGCACGTGCCCGCCTTCTTCGCGACGATGGTGGGCACGGCTACGCCTCCCACGCCGACGGGCGCCGGGACTCCACGGCGGGAAGCGACAGCCCGAGCTGGGCGCCCAGCCCCACCTGGCGCGGGCGCATGTCCCGGGGCGCGCCCGCTCGGTGTCGCCGGAGCTTCCCTGCGGCGAGCACGGGCCGCTCCGGCCCCAGCCCCTTCACCGCCATCGCCTCCCGCATCCGCGCCAGGGCACGAGCGCGCAGCCGGTGCACCTCGTCCACCGGCAGGCGCAGCTCCTGCGCGACGGTGCGCTCGGAGGGCTCCGCGCCCGGGGCTCGGCCGTACCCCGCCAGCGCCTGCATCACCACGCGCTGGAGGCGCGGAAGCTGGTAGAGCGCGTCCAGGGCCGTCTCACGCTCGGCCACGTGCTGGTGGCGCGCGACCGTCGTGTCCACCAGCCCCAGCCGCGCCTCCACGTTCGCGGTGGAGTCCCGGCCGTCCTCGCCGGCGAGTAGGTGCTCCAGGGAGACGGTGGAGATGGAGCCCTCGCCCAGCGTCAGGATGGATGCCTCGTCCAGGCCCTGGGCGCGCAGCGCGGCGGACACCGGCACGCCCTCCGCCCGCGCCGCCTTCTTCGCGCGCCGGAGCCGCTTTCGCGCGTGGTCCGTGACGTAGACGGCGTTGCGCTCGCTCGCCGCGTAGCGCTCCATGGCCTGCCGCGCGAGGCGCAGCACGTAGGCCGGGTAGAGGCAGCGTCCGGGCTCGCGCCCCGGGACGAAGCGGCGCCAGGCCTTGTAGGTGGCCACCTGCCCCTCCTGCTCCAGGTCCTCCGCGGACACCTTCCAGCGGCGCGCCACCGCGCCCGCGGCGCGCACGACGTGGGGACGCACCAGCACGGCGAGGCGCGACTCCGCGCGCCGCTGCTCCGGGCAGCCGTCGGGCAGCTCGCGCAGCAGGTGGAGCAGCGCTTCCATTTCGTCGTCGGGCGTGGGTGCCGGCGGCGTGCCGGGCGGGGGCGTCAGGCTGAGGGCGGCGTGAAGACGAAGGGCACAGGCGGGCATCGAGGACTCCTGCCCGTGCGCACGCGCGCAGGGGCGGTATACTGGCGTCCCCAGCGGTGCTTCTCCCAGCGCGTCTGGCTTCAGCGGGCTCGACCGTCTTCCCCGGTCGGGCCCGTCGTCTTTTCAGCTACCACGCCTACCTGACAGCGCCACCCGCCCGGCCCCGCCGCACCGCGGGCGTCGCCAGGTCCGCCAGCTGCTTCCGGGGCGCCTGCCCCTTCGCCTTCGCTTTCGCCGCGCGGTTCCGGTTCCGGGTGGCCCGCGCCTTCGCGGCCCTCTCCGCTCGGGCCTGCCGGTGGGCGGCGGCCTCCTCCGGAGTGGCGTGCCGCGCGGCTGTTGCCACAAGCTCCACGCGGGGCGCCTCCGCGTCATCGGCGCGGTCCGCGTGGATGGACACCACCTGCTCGTCATCCAGCCAGGCCAGCCCGTTGAGGGCGTCCCCAAGCACCTTCAGCGTGTTGTCCAGGTCGCCCACGCGGCGCGGGCGGTACGCCGTGAGGGAGAGGCACACAGGCCCGGCCAGCGGCTGGGCGCCGGTGGCCGCCACCAGCCGCGCCACGGCAGCCTTGTAGGCCAGGGCCTCGCCGGAGGGCACCAGCCCGCGCCCCCGGGTGGGCTTCCAGTACGTGTTCGCGGAGGGTGGGTACGGCAGCACCAGCCGCACCTCGCACCGCCCGAAGCCTTCGCCTGCCGCCTTGTCCATGCTCGGACAGAAGGGGCGGCGGTGAGCGGTTCATCTTCCTGGGCCTCGTTCGAGGAGGCGAAACCGGAACCGCTCCGGGCGGCACGGCTCCTGCTTTTGCCGCGCGCCATGGACAAGACAACGAGGGAGGCGCTCGCGCAGCGCCTGGGGCAGGCGGAGGCAGCATTGCAGCAGGCGCAGCGGAAGATGGACGGCAGTCTCACGGCGCGGACGCGCCTGGAGATGGCCCGCACCGCGTACCGCGCGGCTGAGCACCAGGCGCTCCAGGTCCTGGGGGCGCGCGTGGCCCTGGAGGTCGTGGAGCAATCTGTCCTCGCCGCGAGTCCGCCCCACCCCTACCCGTCGGGAGGCGCGCTTCCACGATGACTTACTTATCTGTGATGACCATGCTGTCATGGATTGCATGACAAGCATTGGAGCAGTGCGCGGCGCGGGTGTCGCCGCCGTCCTCGCCCTCGTCGGGTGCGGCTCGGCCACCGTCGGCGCCGTCGGCAAGCCTGCCGCGGGGAAGTGGGTGGGCCCCGTCGTCACCACGCCGGACGGCGGCCAGCTCCGGACCACCATCTACTACGGGCCCTGGCAGTGCAGCGCCGCGTTCATGTCCAGGTGCGAGTCGAAGTGCGCGGGACAGGGGCGCGCCCTGATGGGCTGCATCTGGTTGGCCGACATCAAGGGCGACTGGCAGGGGCGCTACCTCTTCATGCCCGCCGCTGCAGGCGGCCGCATGGCCATCACCCACTGCTGCTGCGACTATCCAACCATCTCCAACACCAGCCAGCAGCGGCGCGTCTGGAATCGGGCGCGAGACGGGTTCCGGGAGGCTTGGGCGGAGGACTTTGGAGCCTGGCCCCAGAGCGGAGGAGCGCTTTGGGAGGGGCACCACATCTTCGACCTCTGGCATGGCGGCCCGCCGACTGCCCCCAACAACGTGCTGCCCGTCCCGCCTGACATCCATCAGGTGCTCAACCAGCAGTACCCGGCCTGCTACTCTGGCGGTGGACAGTGGAGTACGCCCGGCCCCG
It encodes the following:
- a CDS encoding HlyD family secretion protein, with amino-acid sequence MNAATTEAGIGLKQLERDGRDVRRLHDAYLEALDRHDGAGNLLPEWEDLPARERRAWRAVDVLVRLRVERAETQMELLRSERDALIAQVQALRSQVRHHEILRTQDELAAARASLELEALRSARRRQPTPSPAVPPLKEEASAATAESDAAALVAVKVTAVAPDAEGHGFYIAVERGLREVHRGDTWRIRGTTATAEVTSVEDVADLPIYIAFPGDNFTLKEGDVLELLPKPGDELPALIA
- a CDS encoding sigma factor, with the translated sequence MPACALRLHAALSLTPPPGTPPAPTPDDEMEALLHLLRELPDGCPEQRRAESRLAVLVRPHVVRAAGAVARRWKVSAEDLEQEGQVATYKAWRRFVPGREPGRCLYPAYVLRLARQAMERYAASERNAVYVTDHARKRLRRAKKAARAEGVPVSAALRAQGLDEASILTLGEGSISTVSLEHLLAGEDGRDSTANVEARLGLVDTTVARHQHVAERETALDALYQLPRLQRVVMQALAGYGRAPGAEPSERTVAQELRLPVDEVHRLRARALARMREAMAVKGLGPERPVLAAGKLRRHRAGAPRDMRPRQVGLGAQLGLSLPAVESRRPSAWEA
- a CDS encoding RusA family crossover junction endodeoxyribonuclease, translated to MDKAAGEGFGRCEVRLVLPYPPSANTYWKPTRGRGLVPSGEALAYKAAVARLVAATGAQPLAGPVCLSLTAYRPRRVGDLDNTLKVLGDALNGLAWLDDEQVVSIHADRADDAEAPRVELVATAARHATPEEAAAHRQARAERAAKARATRNRNRAAKAKAKGQAPRKQLADLATPAVRRGRAGGAVR